A region from the Hypanus sabinus isolate sHypSab1 chromosome 22, sHypSab1.hap1, whole genome shotgun sequence genome encodes:
- the LOC132379817 gene encoding calcium homeostasis modulator protein 1-like, whose protein sequence is MDKFRLVFQFLQSNQESFMNGVCGLLALSSAQIYSSFEFTCPCLPSYNLPYALVVFTLPPLLLLLFGFVLNNNVSVLVEEWRRPEGRRSKDGAVLRYMFCSTLQRALIAPVVWLSVTLLDGKCFICAFSERLDPRTLGANLSALPPAPAELRRLLATLPCEDLFSHPAAISREAAQRYLCCLSQALGWCFLLLTTFLAFLARALRPCFTQVVFLKTRYWSHYIDIERKLFEETCRDHARNFAKVCVQQFFKEMQGEMRRGCGPPHPPGLRTEEEEEETKLLGITDSKNMNRLLSNWHNRRPPLNVNAATTQPKQLTNAKLNNWGQVRWEKVAFYSKV, encoded by the exons ATGGACAAGTTCCGGCTGGTTTTCCAGTTCCTGCAATCCAACCAGGAGTCCTTCATGAACGGAGTGTGCGGGCTCCTGGCTCTGAGCAGCGCCCAGATCTACTCCAGCTTTGAGTTCACCTGCCCATGCCTGCCCAGCTACAACCTGCCCTATGCGCTGGTCGTCTTCACCCTGCCGCCGCTACTGCTCCTCCTGTTCGGGTTCGTGCTCAACAACAACGTGTCGGTTCTGGTGGAGGAGTGGCGGCGGCCGGAGGGGCGCCGGTCCAAGGACGGGGCGGTGCTCCGCTACATGTTCTGCTCCACTCTGCAGAGAGCGCTCATCGCCCCCGTGGTCTGGCTCAGCGTCACGCTCCTGGACGGCAAGTGTTTCATCTGCGCCTTCAGCGAGCGCCTGGACCCCCGCACGCTCGGCGCCAACCTCTCCGCCCTGCCCCCGGCGCCGGCCGAGCTCCGCCGGCTCCTCGCCACCCTGCCCTGCGAGGATCTCTTCAGCCATCCCGCCGCCATTTCCCGGGAGGCTGCCCAACGCTACCTCTGCTGCCTGTCCCAG GCCCTGGGTTGGTGTTTCCTGCTGCTGACGACTTTCCTGGCGTTCCTGGCCCGAGCCTTGCGACCGTGCTTCACCCAGGTCGTTTTCCTGAAGACCAGGTATTGGTCTCATTACATTGACATCGAGCGCAAGCTCTTTGAGGAGACCTGCAGGGACCACGCGAGGAACTTCGCCAAGGTCTGCGTCCAGCAGTTCTTCAAGGAGATGCAAGGAGAAATGAGGAGGGGCTGTGGTCCTCCCCACCCCCCGGGACTCCGcacggaggaggaggaggaggagaccaAACTCTTGGGCATCACGGACAGCAAGAACATGAATAGACTGCTGAGCAATTGGCACAACCGCAGGCCGCCGCTGAACGTGAATGCTGCCACCACCCAGCCCAAGCAACTGACCAACGCCAAGCTCAACAACTGGGGACAAGTCCGGTGGGAGAAGGTGGCCTTCTATAGCAAGGTGTGA